TCTCTCTTACAGTCTCAGATAACAATTCTAAATTATTTCTCCTTACTATTTCATAAcattgaaggggagccttggagtaactggtaaagttgctgccatgtgaccaggaggtcacgggttcaagccttggaaacagcctctggcagaaatgcaaggtaaggctgcgtacaatagacccttgtggtcaggcccttccccggaccctgcgcatagcgggagccttagtgcaccgggctgccctttttttttttactatttcatAACATTGAACTTCTTCAAAATAAAAGCTACAAAAGATCCTGGAAATGCGATTCCCACCTGCCAAACCTGCTCTTTTTAAGAATGATTTTACCCTGTTCCTCAATCTTATTCTGTTTTCCATCCTACTTCACATAAGACATGCATAATAAGGAGGTGTGGGGACAATTAGGCCAACCATTTTGACCAGATATAGGTTCGAATGACCCAAGAGCCCGCCACTCGAAGCCAAATCTTAAGAGGCTAAGAAAAAAGTTAAACAACACAACATCTATCAGCCCCAAGCTAGTCTAGGTTGGCTAAATGAGTCCTCACTATTTGAGGAAAATTGTATGAGTAATTTCAATGATATAAGTGCACAACTATTTATAAAGCAATGCAACAAAAGGAAGTTGCTATTTTTCCTTAAGAAATATTGATTATCCTCCCTGTGATAAGCTTCTTGTATGTTTTTAGTTGTTATAGATAGAAAATATCTTGCACCAAGGGTTATATCTaagttctctctctctctctctctctctctctatatatatatatatatatatatatatatatatatatatatatatatatatgactaataGTGCAGAGAAGTTCCCTGATAACATCAATGAAACCTGAGGGTTCATGCTAAGTGTTTTGAGAAATGACGAATAATTGTAGGAGAGTGTCACTATCTTTCATTAGCTGGTGTTATGATAGCTGCATGTATGTATTTACTCGAGGAACTATTCATTAGCTCATGTTGTGTCACTAATATCTAAGTGAgaaatataattattagtttGAAACTAAGGTGAAAGGAGAACGCCAATATGCAGTTTGTGACGAGGCAAATGCCCACTTATTGGGGCTTTGGGTCATGAAACGCTTACTCACATGCTCATTCAGGACATTTAGAGCATGCCTTGTGTTATTATAAGTTTGGGCTTGGAGTCTGTCGTTTAAATATTGGTTTCTCCTATTCATTCAAAGTTAGCACCGTTACGGGCAACCCTCCGTGGACTCTACTTATCTGGTTGTCAAGTGGATGTAATGTATCTGTCatgatccgacctagggcctagtcgtaacacggcgattgGAATGCGAGGGACCctaaccataagccatcttagcatatatcgcatacataaggtaaagaacacaTAAATATGAgtggaagtaatcattaagtggggaatgggactaagggaaatcaactctataaacgtccAATCCGGACTACACCAATgaatatcgtctaaacatgcttctagtctagtctttgacgGGGGCTTAGAACAAACTCCTAACTCACccaacaatagaagaaagtgtaaacaatagtagcatgaataaaagtcttgtcctcggtagaatgaggacttaccaacttctttgaaatctaaagcaaATCTCTAGCCATAAGTGGGGTGATCGTGAAtgtcgtccgtccctacattatgagacaatgtaggcaaaatatgcgttagcacatttgaatgtactaactatgtgaggtatgcatgaacaagtaaagaacgtaatcaatatgccataggatgcatgatcaatcataatgaacatgagtatagtttaaaagcaACTTAAAACATATagaactcatggtcaatgcatatagaacttcaacttccaactcataacttgacatctcatagctttaacttgaacttgtgtaggataggacctttaaccgacaactaagaccatgcgagctattacatggaatccgataaCTCCTGCATCGAAACAGGGGAGACTACCTTGCCAGGGCTTACTCCAAaggtaactcaactcaactcaactaggctatgtggatccactagctaggccatgaaggcaacctacgtgggcaacgtagtttgggactttaggttactACTAAGATTTCCTTGGACAACTAATTGCGTTATtcgaccgaaccccacctagaagtcctctcggtgcttagtcaatatcccacggaaactcattaaaacataatcataacatattagggaaagatagtaactgcttatcaatccatctttaaaacatattaggaatagctcatctatttagtgattcataagaatccataacttcggtgagaattatccttatcaccatttttaaacatcttttgatcgAAACtctaatcatcatcataactttaactttagaatcataaatcttaactttaactcatataaaactttcattgaaaatcatttaacttatgatcaactcataaactcatcttaaattcataatcatagcttgaaaatatagctttatgcatgggcatctataattcaacttgaaatcatgcatttcatatgagaacatgcatataaagatcattgataacattttaaaaaaatgaaatcaaatcagtccaatgcaattcatcaaaactagggttcataatcaattgtaaattgaatgaaaacttgaggaatctttgggacttcatgggtgaaaagagcccatgaatcaatcctcacataccttgcttgaatctACTAAAGattgaagaggaaccttgaagaaatctggaaacctCAGCTTTAGCTTGAAagaaaaaccttgagagactttgttcttgccttagaaaattttaggagaatgaattgaataggagggaaatttgaagaattgaatatttatagactttgaacttggccataaaagtgtctaggttcattgaaccaaacttgggaaaagacacaattgcccttcattaaaatctggaaatttggaCCTACGAACCAACTCCTACGGGTCGTCGAAGGGATTACGAGTCGTCTAAtcgactcgtcctgcaggtctgagaaaagtaccaaaaattgagtctctgaagttttggaaCGACTCTAGTTTACGACCCGTCATAAAGGAAACGAGCCGTTCTTTGGGCTCGTCCTGCTGGTCCCAAAAACCTGCAAATTGgagggtctctaaagttttgtcaCGAGTCGTTGTTACGACCCGTAACAACTTCTACGACACGTCCTGACAAGCCGTAGACTTGGTCTTAATGGATCTTTGAACAAGGCCTCTGAGGTCTGGTTTACGAGAGGTTCCTACGACCCGTCAAAATGACGACAATTCGTTCTCTTGAGATGTGGAAACTTTTATGAGGGAAACATCTCATTTTGCTTGAGGGGTCACTCTACCACTCAACTTTACAAGCCGTAGAAAGTTCTATGAGCCGTAGAGTGACTTGTTCACGTGGGTCAGTTCAacattttgagagttttctcCTTGGTTTCAACTTTCCgacttccggggtcttacagtACCAAATATGACTAGATCCAATATGTTCTTCTCATAGCTTAGTCTACTGTATACTGTTGTGTCAGATGTATTGTAGAAGAGTATGGTATGCATATTTCCTATTTAGATTTCTGCCTAGTAGATTGCTCATACACATTTTCAACAAAGAAGATTCTGTGATCTTTGCTGTTATTATTGTGCTGGGATGTGTTCGGTCAAGCTACATTCATCTCATGTACTTAGGGAGGACATTGCCGAGTTTTGGTTGAACATGGGCTGTTAATACTGAAAGATACAGTATATGCGATGCACTCAATCTATAATAAAGTCCTCTTGCATCACTTAAATAGTTTCATGCattcctttttccttttgtttcatCCATCATGCTTTAcatccacaaaaaaaaaatcgtcCTCTTCACAATTGCATATAGTGCAAGAATGAATTAtgaaaatgaattatattttcatatgcattttaTCACTATATGCTCATAGATATTATTTTCAATCTCTCAACtaatataatatttgatgaGCTTACATAATTGTTTCTTTCACAGGCTTCCAACTTTGCTTTCAAAGGTTACTACAAGAACCTCTTTGGATATTCAAAAGAGAAAGATGGATATTGCAAGTGGTTTGCAGGCAATGTGGCTTCCGGTAGTGCTGCTGGAGCAACTACTTCCATGCTCCTTTATCACTTGGACTATGCAAGGACTCGGCTGGCAATGGATGCTCAGGATTGTCCACTTAATGGTAAACGCCAGTTTAAGGGGCTAATAGATGTTTATGGTAAGACATTGTCAAGTGATGGAATTGTTGGCCTCTATCGGGGTTTTGGGGCCTCAATTTTGGGAATAACCCTGTACCGAGGCATGTACTTTGGGATCTATGACTCCATGAAGCCAATTATTTTAGTTGGACCCTTACAGGTAAATTAGATTCCTAGATTGGCAGTTTTCTGGTTGGAATTTTTCTCTTTGTTATTGCACCGTTTCCTTCTTTTCGATGTAGTTGGCCCAACATAATAAACTATAAACAGCTTGTGCCTGTAGTATGACTTTAAAACATTACTTGCTCAATGTCCCTCGTACGAAGAGAGACAATGGCAAAACAGACAAGGAGAAGGATCAAAAATTgctatttatataaaattaatggGGTATTTGTGGGGGGAGGGAGGGAAAATTTGTTATCTTGCTGATCTTCTTTAACAAGGGACATGCATATGACCAGTTAAAGTTCAGCTGCAGAAACTAATTTCAACATTCGTTTGTATACACAGGACAATTTTCCTGCCAGTTTCATGTTGGGTTGGAGCATAACCACTTTCTCTGGGTTGTGTGCCTACCCATTTGACACAGTCCGCAGAAGAATGATGCTAACTTCATTGCAAGCAACAAAGTATAGGAATTCCATGCATGCACTCCGCGAAATTATACGCATTGAGGGTTTTGCTGCACTTTTTAGAGGAGTAAGTGCAAATATGCTTTATGGTGTGGCAGGGGCTGGAGTACTTGCAGGGTATGACAAATTACACCAAATTGTATATAGACCTGCTTATAGTTTTGAGTCTCAGAGAGCCTTCAACAAATAACAGCTTTGCTATGAATACtgtctgtatatgtatataaccCTATTTTTGATGCATGTGGAGGGTGAGATGTTAATAGAAGCAGAGGCGTACAAGAGCATTCATTTCACCAACAGTAATGAACAAAAAAGAGAGCACCTACATGCAGGCTGCTTGCGCACAAATGTTATAGCTCCGTGAATATGAAGTTCATCATTTGTGCTACTGTAGATTACTTGGTTAGATGCTGTGGACCATTTGAACAGAATAATGAAGTGCACAGTGGCATACACAATTACACCGTGTAGGAGACTTGGTTGCATCAGACAGTTGCCTCTCCCCTctttactttcttattttgAAGCTTGGCAAGAGTTCCCCTGTGCATATACAAGAGAAATCAAGGCAGAAGTAATGAAAGGGCCTCCATGCTGTATTTTCTGTACAGTCCATTCtagattttgttttctttcttttttacccCGGACTCCCGGTGGAATTAACCATTGATACTATAGGCTTTTCTTTTTCTGTAGACAAATATGTTGAAAGTGCAAATAGTAGATAAATTCACCTGTATAAATGCATAGATTTTCTTGGCATGATATGATTGTTACTTGGTGTTAGTATCTTCACTTTTGTAATATTAGCTCCACCTGAAGTTTGCTTCATTCTTGCTTAGTGATTGCTTTTGTTCCTCTGGTCTTGCCATCAGGATAGAGTACCAGATTGTCTACTTGAATTGTTTTCTCAACCATACATTCTTGCTTTCCTTAAAAACTTGCCCATACTAAGTGTTTACACCAAATCCATTAGTTTACTATGGGTAAATGGTAGATTGAGGCGACAATATCTACTAATTAACTACAATTGTTGATAAAGGTGCATATGATTGATACATGTCATATGTTTGTTGGTTTTGGTGTAAACACCATAAGTGAATAAGTTTTCTCTCTTTGAGCGTTTTAGGTTCTGACCCATGTGAAACCTATGCATTACCAATTATTTTGAGCCAGGAAGAACAGAAGGTATTCATGTTGAAATGACaataatttctttcattttgcAGCTAGGTGCTTCCTGGACAAGACAACATaatcaaaaatagaatttaCAAGAACCAAAAAAGGTAGATTAgtcagaaacaacctctctacttGAAGGGGTAAGGTTGCGTACACACCATACTTCCTAAATTTCACTTTGTGGATTACACTGATTATGTTGTAAAAAAGGTAGattaaattatcaatcaagTTCCATTAAGCCAAAAGCCAAAAGTTGTTATGACGCTTAGTAGTAATGAGATATCCTCCATACTTGCTGCTCTTCCTTCTCACAGCAATTGTCATGCAATGTGCCTTCTGAATACAGTATTCCACAACTCTGCTTCTCGACTTTTTCCTTGACCATATTCTTAGCAGGCGCCACATTATTGATCTTTTCCTCTGTCCTAACACCAGTAAAGAGGCCTTGTGTTGCTTTGCTTCTTCAACCACCACAGGTCCTTTCTCTTTTCCTTCTTGCATTACTATCTCCACTTGCACCTAATGTGATGCAGATAATGAAAAATTAGCAGCAGATTGAATTCTAAGGACTTTTTTCCCAAAATAAGGAAGTCATTGTGCCTTAGAGAGATGTTGGGCTTAACCAACCCAAAGACGTTCTAGTACTTCCATTTTGGGTCGATCTTTCACGTTATTACTCAAAGGTCTCACACCATTAAGAATATCTATTTCAAGCACATCCAACCAAAATAATGTGAATGATCATATTGATATGCATGATGCAGTATTTTCCCATTAACCTTGGCTCAGTAATCGACTCAGGTGAAATAAAAATGGGGAAAAGGTCAATTTTGCCTCTTTATCAAATGCGAAAAGGATCGAATTTACCCTCCGTTATACGCATCCATACAAAAATACACCTGTTGTTACCTATATGGTTCAAATATACCCTCCTCCATTAGGTTTGTTCAAGGTGTACACTCAATCCTATATGACAGTGATATTTTGATGAGGTGGATACCACATAGCATGCCACCTCTACGTTCCAACCCATTTTACTCCCTCCCCTCCACTGGGTccttttttctcaaaattggGGTAGGGGAAGGGGGTTACAAGGAAGAAACTGAACCTTCACCGATAAGGTGAAAGTTCAGGTAGCCAACCAACTACTCAACTACTAAAATTCCCACTTGGTACATTTGTAAGTTTCCATATAATTTGATTCTGAAACTATTTGGAGTCACTCTAGAGGTCTGCAATTGAATTAGTTTAGGTGAACCAGGTTCCATCAATCAAAATCTAATAGACTAATAATATACTGCAATTCAAATACTTACTCCTGGTTTCCTTGTTTGGCACATATTTTTCATGGAGCAAAGAAGTTCATAGGCCCTCTGATTAATTTCACTGTTGGCTTTTTCACCTACGTCATATTAAACAGAACATAATTAATTATCAAGTGACGGAGCTAGAATTTTAACTGAGGTGCAGGAGTCAGAAgcttttaccttcttttgagatTTTGCTGACATAGAGAAGAATAATAGTATCCTGGCTTTGAACAGTATGTGAAAGTGCCCATTGCAAAGCACAATTGGGATCAAGACTAGGATCAACCACAACCAGGACTCTGTTGtcgctattattattattattgccaCTACTCTCAGAATCCGGCCTCGAATTGACACTGTTGAAGCTCATTTCCGTGCTGCTACATTTACTGTCAGAGTCGTTGAACTTGATCGAGCCCGTTTTCTTGTACGGTTGACAAGGAGAACGGGCTCGAACATGGACAACTGCTCGGGCCATGCAGAATCCGGACAACTTTGTTCGGAACCGATTCATCGTGATCAAATTTTTGGGTAATGGAGAGGGCCAAGAAACAGagtaaatttaatttgattgtcTCCAATGGgaccaatttatatatatatttgattatataatGTGTAATACGTGGAGAGAGGAGTCTTGACTTTTTTATGTACTTCTTCCTATCTTTGAATTTTCTAAATGTGGGAGAGTTCTTGACGTACCCACCCAGTAGACTCATAATGACTGGTTGTTGAATTAAATCTGGTATCACATTACTCACTTTGTTCTACTATTCTTCTTCTTAGTACATTATTTGTGGCACACGGAAAAGGCTCGTATAGCTGCAATAGgattttaaaaagatttaaatTCTACCATTAATAACATTATAGTTAGGCCACCAAATAAGGATTGTAATGGAGTGATAAGTATTCTTCCTTAATTCGGATTTAAGTCGATCTACAATGTGGTGTCGAACACCAAATTAGGCccatttatttaaattatatatacaaagaTATAGGAATTCCAAGCATTTGTGATTGTAGAGATAAGAATGCAGGAAAGGTAGCACAGAGCAACTACGGCTCGTTGAAATATTTCTTGGTTGTTATGACTAATTCTAAGCCTCGTGTATCACTTTATTtcctatttttctttctttgttatCACACTCCAATTTGCCAAAACTAATTTTCTTTTCtgataaaataaattgttaATGCTTCTCAAATTCTGTCAAATCTTTAATTTGCAAGGATAAAGGGTAAGTATATTGTTATTGTCGTGGAATATAGAGTATTTACACATAATACAATTTCTTTAAAGCAAGTTTTTGTAGTTAAAATAATAAGATCAAATTTGGGATTGGTTTGTTTAGAATTACTAGCAGATCATTTtggaacaaaaataaaatatactgaCACACCCTTTTTTTAAAATCGTAGTATACAGTTTCCTACCTATGTCTAAACTCTCGAATATGATTAAAATACGTATAATTTCTGAAATATTTGTCCCATGGtttttttgatttctcatatTTGGTGTCTGATACCCGTATTGAAACACGACTAATCTAGATTCACGCCACATATGGTCCCATTCGGGGAAAAAGTGCtctttaccaaaaaaaattccatAACCAAGACTCAAATCCAAAGGACCAATTTCATCCATTGCACTACATTCTTTGATTGTAAATATTTATCCCTTTAAAAAATCAACTTTATTATATATTGTAGTTTAATAAAGAGTGTCAATTCCCTACATGTCACAAATTTATAGTTTATTccaatattttatttcaatctCGATGAACCTAAAGGAGACTTCGATCATTCAACTTTAGCTTCTGAAGAAGGAATCATGCCACTTGAAATTTCGgaatcaaaattttaagtttattaaatttatatattaagatataattatataatttgaataaattatttatatctaATCTTAGCTTTGTCTTTTGCCTCTTTATTTTTGCGGGCAAGCAAAAGACCAAACTAAAAATTTTTaagtttataaatttaaattttaaaatatttttagctaattaaattctaaataaattatttatacatattaaataaattttttagatgATCCAATATTGCTGGATTTTGCCTAATCAATAACTTTGATTTCTCTCTAACTTTACATAAACTCATCAATTGGTCTATCAAACTTGTCACTATCTTATAAAGGGATtaaatcttttatttatttagatttatttataaaaaaatttggcAATATTCTATGTTGAAATTCTAGAAGAGGGCCAACTTCATGCAATCCTTTTCTAATCATTGATGTACCGAACTTTA
This Solanum dulcamara chromosome 8, daSolDulc1.2, whole genome shotgun sequence DNA region includes the following protein-coding sequences:
- the LOC129899577 gene encoding uncharacterized protein LOC129899577 translates to MNRFRTKLSGFCMARAVVHVRARSPCQPYKKTGSIKFNDSDSKCSSTEMSFNSVNSRPDSESSGNNNNNSDNRVLVVVDPSLDPNCALQWALSHTVQSQDTIILLYVSKISKEGEKANSEINQRAYELLCSMKNMCQTRKPGVQVEIVMQEGKEKGPVVVEEAKQHKASLLVLGQRKRSIMWRLLRIWSRKKSRSRVVEYCIQKAHCMTIAVRRKSSKYGGYLITTKRHNNFWLLA
- the LOC129900890 gene encoding ADP,ATP carrier protein ER-ANT1, which encodes METRSEKFSVDFLMGGTAGIFAKSAAAPIERVKLLLQNQGELMKRGQLKRPYVGIGDCFQRVLREEGFLSLWRGNQANVIRYFPTQASNFAFKGYYKNLFGYSKEKDGYCKWFAGNVASGSAAGATTSMLLYHLDYARTRLAMDAQDCPLNGKRQFKGLIDVYGKTLSSDGIVGLYRGFGASILGITLYRGMYFGIYDSMKPIILVGPLQDNFPASFMLGWSITTFSGLCAYPFDTVRRRMMLTSLQATKYRNSMHALREIIRIEGFAALFRGVSANMLYGVAGAGVLAGYDKLHQIVYRPAYSFESQRAFNK